One Hallerella porci DNA window includes the following coding sequences:
- a CDS encoding helix-turn-helix domain-containing protein gives MSELEGKAAEETLGAYLKRIRESKGLSLEEFAQKTRISETHLQEIEAGEWNKFPVEAYVRGYLNSIAVALDLDMPKILECYSKEVGSSYSQEFVAQETLSSDSDSFAGGKVGGGKSSVKTIIIVVLILAVVFFAGMNFLKKMEQPAAPAPVNPTPAVVEDDTSSFEATVPDGAENVPPESLTVSAPVENDSAAIKAPVKSNSATTFVTSSDSKKDSVAEVVETGKIRIAISGNDSATSWVGLYRSLNDNKVLKEANITSSKSAIRYTYNDTLCVVIGNSDAVGQMTVNGKVTKVPVRKGYASRFCLTTNGKFTRR, from the coding sequence ATGTCTGAGTTAGAAGGAAAAGCGGCTGAAGAAACTCTCGGCGCTTACTTAAAAAGAATCCGCGAATCCAAAGGACTTTCCTTAGAAGAATTTGCGCAAAAGACGCGCATTTCCGAAACTCATCTGCAAGAAATTGAAGCGGGCGAGTGGAATAAATTCCCCGTCGAAGCGTATGTCCGCGGGTACTTAAATTCTATCGCGGTCGCCCTCGATTTGGATATGCCGAAAATTCTCGAATGCTATTCGAAAGAAGTCGGCTCTTCTTATTCGCAGGAATTTGTTGCACAAGAAACTCTTTCTTCGGATTCCGATTCGTTCGCCGGAGGAAAAGTCGGCGGCGGAAAGAGCAGCGTCAAAACGATTATCATCGTCGTTTTGATTTTAGCGGTTGTCTTCTTTGCAGGCATGAACTTTTTGAAGAAAATGGAACAGCCCGCAGCGCCGGCTCCGGTAAATCCAACTCCCGCTGTCGTTGAAGATGACACTTCGTCTTTTGAAGCGACCGTTCCCGATGGCGCAGAAAATGTCCCGCCCGAATCGCTCACCGTTTCTGCTCCCGTCGAAAATGATTCCGCAGCGATCAAAGCGCCGGTGAAGAGCAATTCCGCAACGACATTTGTGACTTCGTCCGATTCGAAAAAAGATTCCGTCGCCGAAGTCGTCGAAACCGGAAAAATCCGCATCGCCATTTCGGGAAATGATTCCGCTACTTCTTGGGTTGGACTTTACCGCAGCTTGAACGATAACAAGGTTTTGAAAGAAGCGAATATTACTTCGTCTAAGTCTGCGATTCGCTACACTTATAACGATACGCTTTGCGTCGTCATCGGCAATTCCGATGCAGTCGGTCAAATGACCGTCAACGGAAAAGTCACCAAAGTGCCGGTGCGCAAAGGTTATGCAAGCCGCTTCTGCTTAACGACGAACGGAAAATTCACAAGGAGATAA
- a CDS encoding type B 50S ribosomal protein L31, with amino-acid sequence MKNGIHPDYKPVVFVDANTGKEFVTRSTKQSAEKKVIDGVEYGVVTLEITSDTHPFWTGKQHRVDTAGRIDQFNKRFAGEGKLNISGAKRKTRRVAPKKDEE; translated from the coding sequence ATGAAAAATGGTATTCATCCCGATTACAAACCGGTCGTGTTCGTTGATGCGAATACGGGTAAAGAATTTGTCACCCGCTCCACGAAGCAGTCTGCCGAAAAGAAAGTGATCGATGGCGTCGAATATGGTGTAGTTACTTTGGAAATCACCAGCGACACGCATCCTTTCTGGACTGGCAAGCAGCACCGCGTGGATACCGCTGGTCGTATTGATCAGTTCAACAAGCGTTTTGCTGGCGAAGGCAAGCTGAACATCTCTGGTGCAAAGCGCAAGACTCGCCGCGTCGCTCCGAAGAAAGACGAAGAATAA
- the hisB gene encoding imidazoleglycerol-phosphate dehydratase HisB: MRQAEIVRNTSETQISLSLNLDEASRGKIHTGSGFLDHMLDLFQVHGGFTLNVECHGDTYVDMHHSIEDIAICLGEAFVKCLGDKKGIERYGFYFVPMDEALARVCIDFSNRIGIVWNVKLPNATVGAENMPASLFEHFFKTLGENARMNLHVELFYGADNHHCLEAIFKAFARAVAKAVSPSRNVKGVPSSKGSL; the protein is encoded by the coding sequence ATGCGTCAAGCCGAAATTGTCCGCAACACAAGCGAAACGCAGATTTCTCTTTCGTTAAATTTAGACGAAGCTTCTCGCGGAAAAATTCACACGGGTTCGGGCTTTCTCGATCACATGTTGGATTTATTCCAAGTCCACGGCGGCTTCACTTTAAACGTGGAATGTCACGGCGATACCTACGTTGATATGCATCATTCCATCGAAGACATTGCGATTTGTTTGGGCGAAGCTTTCGTCAAATGCCTCGGCGATAAAAAAGGCATTGAACGTTACGGCTTTTACTTTGTCCCGATGGACGAAGCGCTCGCACGCGTCTGCATCGATTTCTCCAATCGGATTGGCATCGTTTGGAATGTGAAACTCCCGAATGCAACGGTCGGCGCAGAAAATATGCCCGCAAGTCTTTTCGAACATTTCTTCAAAACTCTCGGTGAAAATGCGCGCATGAATTTGCACGTAGAACTTTTCTACGGCGCCGATAATCATCATTGCTTAGAAGCGATTTTCAAAGCATTTGCGCGGGCGGTTGCAAAGGCTGTTTCGCCTTCGCGAAATGTCAAAGGCGTCCCGAGCAGCAAGGGAAGTTTATAA
- a CDS encoding Maf family protein — protein sequence MKNFILASASPRRSAILSQIKIPFRVEPSKFEEVAGDLEPEDRPQKFAEGKALDVSKKFPEEYVLGYDTLVYLDGDALGKPKDKADAVAMLKYLNGKRHKVISGVAIARGGKVISSARVVTDVVFRHVTDAFIENYVESGESLDKAGAYAIQGLGASLVKSIHGCYYNVVGLPVAKTLDLIDRLGDENV from the coding sequence GTGAAAAACTTCATCTTGGCAAGCGCATCTCCGCGCCGTTCCGCAATTCTTTCTCAAATTAAAATCCCATTTCGCGTCGAGCCTTCTAAGTTCGAAGAAGTCGCCGGGGATCTAGAACCCGAAGATCGTCCGCAGAAATTTGCCGAAGGCAAAGCGTTGGATGTGTCGAAAAAATTCCCCGAGGAATATGTTCTCGGCTACGATACTCTCGTTTACTTAGACGGCGATGCACTTGGCAAACCGAAAGATAAAGCCGACGCTGTGGCGATGCTCAAATACTTAAACGGCAAACGTCACAAAGTCATCTCGGGAGTTGCAATTGCTCGTGGTGGAAAAGTGATTTCGTCCGCGCGCGTCGTGACCGATGTCGTCTTCCGCCATGTGACGGATGCGTTCATCGAAAATTATGTAGAATCGGGCGAATCGTTAGACAAAGCGGGCGCTTATGCGATTCAAGGATTGGGTGCAAGCCTTGTCAAAAGCATCCACGGCTGTTATTATAATGTCGTCGGTCTTCCCGTTGCCAAAACGTTGGATTTGATCGATCGTTTAGGAGATGAAAATGTCTGA